Proteins encoded together in one Penicillium digitatum chromosome 1, complete sequence window:
- a CDS encoding mitochondrial outer membrane protein, translating to MDPRPYHVISFGTLLGTQFYQSFVGGFVAFRALPRPQFASLQSAIFPIYFSLQSALPIVVALTASHDGQVLGLSGLAAPENHLNTLLPLATVTVTGLVNMFVLRPMTTKVMRERKHQETRDGKRSYDPAPHSKEMLALNKKFGRVHGISSLVNLVSLVATIWYGVVLSKRLE from the exons ATGGATCCTCGCCCCTATCATGTTATAAG CTTCGGCACCCTTCTAGGGACACAGTTCTACCAG TCTTTTGTCGGAGGCTTCGTTGCTTTCCGTGCACTTCCGCGGCCCCAGTTCGCTAGTCTGCAGAGTGCCATCTTCCCCATCTATTTCTCACTGCAAAGTGCGCTGCCTATAGTGGTCGCTTTGACCGCTTCCCATGACGGACAAGTGTTGGGCCTGTCTGGTCTCGCGGCACCTGAGAACCACCTTAACACCCTCTTGCCTCTGGCAACCGTGACAGTGACTGGATTGGTGAATATGTTCGTGTTGCGTCCCATGACCACCAAGGTGATGCGCGAGCGGAAGCATCAAG AAACCCGTGACGGAAAGAGGAGCTACGACCCGGCGCCTCACTCCAAGGAGATGCTGGCCCTGAACAAGAAGTTCGGTCGCGTGCATGGCATCTCGAGCTTGGTCAACTTGGTCAGCCTGGTTGCTACGATCTGGTACGGTGTCGTGCTAAGTAAGAGACTTGAGTAA